The following are encoded in a window of Primulina eburnea isolate SZY01 chromosome 4, ASM2296580v1, whole genome shotgun sequence genomic DNA:
- the LOC140831161 gene encoding uncharacterized protein: protein MAALIYQIFSSSALLSLGLYHLISATKYHLKSPRDYAAKLYHPFPNSNQQHRFLRYLQLHLVIFFLFIVLIHQLLVSSDADPLLKGRTPVHRLISLQSAAVIFCFILLSAAVLVSEATSLLPLPTDLFFAIAAALFFLQYSLSASDAAVQTSDLQAKCDSVAAHVSAFSSALCLVLCCQPRLYAADAALGASFCLQGLWALQTGLSLYVDAFIPEGCHKLLDVVSGVEGSTKCELDDSKLRAVAVLDLMFVLHVIFVLFIFIVTYAAIAKTLGIRSRFGSYEALPTGAAADSNHIQLKTMAGTQA, encoded by the coding sequence ATGGCAGCCCTAATTTACCAAATCTTCTCCTCCTCCGCGCTGCTTTCGCTAGGGCTTTACCACCTCATCTCCGCCACCAAGTACCACCTCAAATCGCCGCGCGACTACGCCGCAAAGCTCTACCATCCCTTCCCCAACTCCAACCAGCAGCATCGCTTTCTCAGGTATTTGCAGCTTCACCTAGTTATCTTCTTCCTATTCATCGTCCTAATCCACCAGCTCCTTGTGTCTTCCGATGCCGATCCCCTTCTCAAAGGCCGGACGCCGGTCCACCGCCTCATTTCCCTGCAGTCCGCCGCCGTGATATTCTGCTTCATCCTCCTCTCCGCCGCGGTCCTTGTCTCCGAAGCCACCTCTCTTCTACCTCTCCCCACCGATCTCTTCTTCGCGATCGCCGCTGCACTCTTCTTCCTCCAGTATTCCCTCTCCGCATCCGACGCCGCCGTCCAGACTTCAGATCTCCAGGCCAAGTGCGATTCTGTCGCGGCACATGTTTCCGCGTTCTCATCTGCCCTCTGCCTTGTTCTCTGCTGTCAGCCTAGACTGTATGCGGCGGATGCTGCTCTCGGAGCCTCGTTCTGCCTGCAAGGGCTGTGGGCTCTGCAAACAGGGTTATCACTCTACGTGGATGCCTTCATCCCGGAAGGCTGCCACAAGCTGCTTGATGTCGTCAGCGGGGTTGAGGGATCAACCAAGTGCGAATTGGATGACTCAAAGCTAAGGGCAGTGGCAGTCTTGGATCTGATGTTTGTGCTTCATGTCATTTTCGTGCTTTTCATTTTTATCGTGACTTATGCTGCTATTGCCAAGACTTTGGGTATCCGCAGCAGATTTGGATCGTATGAAGCCTTACCCACCGGGGCTGCCGCAGATTCGAACCATATTCAGTTAAAGACTATGGCTGGAACTCAAGCCTGA